From Verrucomicrobia bacterium S94, the proteins below share one genomic window:
- a CDS encoding FliA/WhiG family RNA polymerase sigma factor: protein MIGHAPAQSAVLAAGSYEALWSAFRRNGRDAIDALIEAYMPLAHRVLERISIRLPSHVAVDDLLQAALVGLYKAVLDFDSDRGVPFEGYAYPRIRGAVLDELRSSDPLSRSKRKQMDRVELVIAEWMKEYGEMPSEAEIAAELNMELEDFNQLMEEAKPLCSLDAVGVNMVPLHETIADPNGVSEERAQQHDVQRLLRVGFSKLDQREQKILYLYYFEELRLSEIARLFDLTEARISQIHALSVVRLRAVLLDHFPAEFAA from the coding sequence ATGATCGGGCATGCTCCAGCTCAATCAGCAGTTCTGGCAGCGGGTTCCTATGAGGCGCTCTGGTCTGCGTTCCGCAGAAATGGGCGCGATGCCATCGATGCATTGATCGAAGCCTATATGCCGCTGGCGCATCGGGTGCTTGAGCGTATTTCGATTCGGCTTCCATCGCATGTTGCCGTCGACGATCTTCTGCAGGCGGCACTGGTCGGGCTCTATAAAGCGGTTCTGGATTTTGATTCGGATCGTGGAGTTCCTTTCGAGGGCTATGCATATCCCCGCATTCGTGGAGCGGTTCTGGATGAACTGCGTTCCAGCGATCCTCTTTCGCGAAGTAAACGCAAACAGATGGATCGCGTGGAGTTGGTGATTGCCGAATGGATGAAAGAATATGGTGAAATGCCTTCCGAAGCAGAGATTGCCGCTGAACTGAACATGGAACTGGAGGATTTCAATCAATTAATGGAAGAAGCCAAACCGCTGTGTTCTCTTGATGCGGTCGGCGTGAATATGGTGCCGTTGCATGAAACCATTGCAGATCCGAACGGTGTGTCCGAAGAGAGAGCGCAGCAACATGATGTACAACGTTTGTTGCGTGTCGGATTCAGTAAACTGGATCAGCGGGAACAGAAGATTCTTTATCTCTACTATTTCGAAGAGCTTCGGCTGAGTGAAATTGCGAGGCTCTTTGACCTGACTGAGGCCAGAATTTCGCAGATTCATGCTTTAAGTGTGGTTCGTCTGCGGGCGGTGCTGCTCGATCATTTTCCCGCTGAATTTGCGGCTTAA
- a CDS encoding hybrid sensor histidine kinase/response regulator produces MENNSQPQKNDQGCILIVDDNPVMQHHLGTLLSRAGYELYISGLGKEACGLAAKKRPHLILLDVILPDMSGYEVCKALKKNEETSDIPVVFISSLTEVDEQIKGLQLGALDFITKPVEKRILLTKTATYVRLSRDDRMLKSMHAELQVSLSELKQFSLALDNASDAVVFTDAQGQITYTNSLFKFLTCYSPKTEADRMLANYFSNPVQLQSELYKAALDHAPSKIEARMKSDATELPVIIKCSAILDEEGIPKGLMLVIQDQTERINADAERKNLEMELLHAQKLEAVGQLASGIAHEINTPVQFIGDNIHFIRDSLEQLFELQQVQYKLLEAAKKNGIDAALTDAVEQAQVDADLDYLREELPLAISQSLEGVSRVASIVLAMKEFAHPGSSEKTPACLQEAIETTLTVARNKWKYVASVETDFDDALPQVPCLVSEFNQVILNLIVNACDAISDIVEGSGEKGTIRISTRLRDGYAEVRVEDNGGGIPEKIQSRIFDPFFTTKEVGRGSGQGLAIAREVIVNKHGGKFFFETQEGVGTTFIIRLPLGSACE; encoded by the coding sequence GTGGAGAATAACAGTCAACCACAGAAAAATGACCAGGGGTGCATTCTGATTGTGGATGATAATCCGGTTATGCAGCACCACCTCGGAACCCTGCTGAGTCGGGCCGGATATGAACTGTATATTTCCGGTCTGGGGAAAGAGGCCTGCGGACTGGCAGCAAAAAAACGTCCCCACCTGATTCTGCTCGATGTAATACTGCCGGATATGTCCGGTTATGAGGTGTGTAAAGCACTCAAGAAAAATGAAGAAACGAGTGATATCCCGGTTGTATTTATCAGCAGTCTGACCGAGGTTGATGAGCAAATTAAAGGGCTGCAGCTCGGCGCACTTGATTTTATTACGAAACCGGTTGAAAAGAGAATTCTTCTGACGAAAACCGCGACCTATGTGCGGTTAAGCCGTGATGATCGCATGTTGAAGTCAATGCATGCAGAACTGCAGGTTTCCCTTTCCGAACTCAAGCAGTTTTCTCTGGCGCTGGATAATGCTTCCGATGCAGTGGTTTTTACCGATGCACAGGGCCAGATCACATATACTAATTCCCTGTTTAAATTCCTTACCTGCTATTCTCCGAAGACTGAAGCGGATCGGATGCTGGCAAACTATTTTTCCAATCCGGTCCAGCTTCAATCGGAATTATATAAAGCGGCACTCGATCATGCTCCGTCTAAAATTGAGGCCCGGATGAAGAGTGACGCCACAGAATTGCCTGTGATCATCAAGTGTTCGGCGATACTGGATGAAGAGGGGATTCCTAAGGGGCTGATGCTGGTTATTCAGGATCAGACTGAACGGATTAATGCAGATGCTGAACGCAAGAATCTGGAGATGGAATTACTGCATGCGCAGAAACTGGAGGCGGTCGGTCAGCTGGCATCAGGTATTGCTCATGAAATCAACACGCCGGTTCAGTTTATCGGCGATAACATCCATTTTATCCGGGATTCTCTGGAGCAGTTGTTCGAGCTTCAGCAGGTGCAGTATAAACTGCTGGAGGCCGCAAAGAAAAATGGAATAGATGCCGCTCTGACAGATGCTGTTGAACAGGCGCAGGTAGATGCCGATTTAGATTATCTTCGGGAAGAGTTACCGCTTGCGATATCCCAGTCGCTGGAAGGGGTCAGCCGGGTGGCTTCCATCGTACTTGCCATGAAGGAATTTGCGCATCCCGGTTCCTCGGAAAAAACGCCGGCCTGTTTACAGGAAGCCATTGAGACGACGTTGACGGTGGCGCGCAATAAATGGAAATATGTTGCTTCGGTGGAAACCGATTTTGACGATGCACTGCCGCAGGTTCCCTGTTTAGTCAGTGAATTTAATCAGGTAATTCTGAATCTGATCGTCAATGCCTGTGATGCCATTAGTGATATCGTTGAAGGATCCGGAGAGAAAGGAACGATACGGATTTCAACCCGGTTGAGAGACGGTTATGCCGAGGTGCGTGTAGAGGATAACGGCGGCGGTATTCCTGAAAAAATACAGAGTCGTATATTCGATCCGTTTTTTACAACCAAGGAAGTGGGGCGGGGATCCGGTCAGGGTTTAGCTATCGCCCGTGAAGTGATTGTCAACAAGCATGGCGGAAAATTCTTTTTCGAAACGCAGGAGGGGGTTGGCACAACATTTATTATACGGCTCCCGCTGGGGTCGGCCTGTGAATGA
- the flhA gene encoding flagellar biosynthesis protein FlhA: MTPVSGNSWRVDNRNGCALRLWHRDCFTRGMFNIRKSDIVTSLVLLLVLAVMFVPIPTALIDMLLVINIAVSILMMVYIISIKDPLEFSSFPTVLLLVTLMRLSVNVSSTRQILLNAFAGDVIESFGDFVAGGNYLVGLVIFAIIVVINFKVITKGSGRIAEVAARFTLDALPGKQMSVDADLNQGIIDEKEAIARREKLVRETDFYGAMDGASKFVSGDAVAGLIIIVLNIIAGFAIGMTQKGMGAGEALSRYTILTIGDGLVSQIPALVISTAAGVLVTRAASDGDLGMEVKGQLFRQPRSMMLTGGMLVAAGLVPGLPFLPFMLVGSISGGMGYALNASQKRDRAKPALAEGEKAAGKSGSGTTRLPDAVKKNIEPTAKAYKDILNIAAMELKIGFGLVHLVDRQQGGNLIDRIGNIRQQVAESMGIIIPPVNVQDDMGLASNEYRVLVRGLEVARYTMVPGCLLAIDPGGEAALDGFQKATDPSFGFPAYWIPESHRSAAESRGLTLVDSASVITTHLSTLVQSHAADLLGRQDVSDLIDQTREQHKAVVEELIPNKLEIGSVHRVLQELLKEQVSIRDLPIILETLADNAAQTKDIGLLTELCRHALGGTIVQPYLTPDGMLKAIGLHPDLEQLLKESGTAIGATTTLRMDPELARSVLDHISTAVGAAREAGAEPVLIASPAVRRLARQLAQCEIKNLPVLSLGEIPEWVNVDIINMIPAPAKAA, from the coding sequence GTGACGCCCGTATCCGGAAACAGCTGGCGCGTCGATAATCGGAACGGCTGTGCATTGCGCCTCTGGCATCGGGACTGCTTTACACGTGGTATGTTCAATATTCGTAAATCAGATATCGTAACCTCGCTGGTCCTTTTGCTGGTGCTGGCGGTCATGTTTGTTCCGATTCCCACAGCATTGATCGATATGCTGCTGGTGATCAATATTGCCGTCAGTATTCTGATGATGGTCTATATTATCAGTATCAAGGATCCGCTGGAATTCTCCTCTTTTCCAACGGTATTGCTCCTGGTAACGCTGATGCGGCTTTCGGTAAATGTTTCCTCCACCCGTCAGATTCTGCTCAATGCTTTTGCCGGTGATGTCATTGAATCGTTCGGTGATTTTGTGGCGGGCGGAAATTATCTCGTCGGGCTGGTGATTTTTGCCATCATCGTGGTCATCAATTTTAAGGTGATCACCAAGGGTTCCGGTCGTATTGCCGAAGTGGCTGCGCGTTTTACGCTGGATGCACTTCCGGGAAAGCAGATGAGTGTCGATGCCGACCTCAATCAGGGGATTATCGACGAGAAAGAGGCTATTGCCCGCCGGGAAAAACTGGTTCGGGAAACTGATTTCTACGGGGCTATGGACGGGGCCAGTAAATTTGTCAGCGGTGATGCGGTGGCCGGCCTGATCATCATTGTTCTTAATATTATTGCCGGTTTTGCTATCGGGATGACGCAAAAGGGCATGGGCGCCGGCGAAGCACTTTCCCGTTATACTATTCTCACCATCGGTGATGGTCTGGTGTCGCAGATTCCGGCACTGGTCATTTCTACCGCAGCCGGCGTGCTGGTGACCCGGGCCGCCAGCGATGGCGATCTCGGCATGGAGGTTAAAGGACAGCTTTTCCGGCAGCCGCGATCCATGATGCTTACAGGCGGTATGCTGGTTGCTGCCGGTCTTGTTCCCGGACTGCCTTTTCTGCCGTTTATGCTGGTCGGCAGTATTTCCGGGGGTATGGGGTATGCCCTCAATGCCAGTCAGAAACGCGACCGAGCAAAACCGGCGCTGGCAGAAGGAGAGAAGGCTGCGGGAAAATCCGGTTCCGGCACAACGCGGTTGCCGGATGCTGTGAAGAAAAACATCGAACCCACTGCCAAAGCGTATAAAGACATTCTGAATATTGCCGCCATGGAACTGAAGATCGGTTTCGGACTGGTTCATCTGGTGGACCGTCAGCAGGGGGGCAACCTGATTGATCGCATTGGCAATATCCGTCAGCAGGTGGCGGAGTCTATGGGCATTATTATTCCACCGGTTAATGTGCAGGACGACATGGGGCTTGCCAGCAATGAATATCGTGTATTGGTGCGCGGATTGGAAGTTGCCCGTTATACCATGGTCCCGGGCTGTCTGCTTGCGATTGATCCTGGCGGTGAAGCAGCACTGGATGGATTTCAGAAGGCAACGGATCCTTCCTTCGGTTTTCCGGCCTATTGGATTCCGGAAAGCCACCGCAGTGCGGCTGAGTCCCGCGGTCTGACTTTAGTTGATTCCGCCAGTGTGATCACGACGCACCTGTCCACTCTCGTTCAGTCTCACGCGGCCGATTTGCTGGGGCGCCAGGATGTCAGCGATTTGATTGATCAGACCAGAGAACAGCACAAAGCGGTTGTTGAAGAACTGATCCCCAATAAACTGGAAATCGGTTCTGTACATCGTGTGCTGCAGGAGCTGCTCAAAGAGCAGGTATCCATACGCGATCTGCCCATCATCCTAGAAACACTGGCCGATAATGCCGCACAGACCAAAGATATCGGTCTGTTGACCGAACTCTGTCGTCATGCATTGGGCGGCACCATTGTTCAGCCCTACCTCACGCCGGACGGTATGCTCAAAGCGATAGGTCTGCATCCTGATCTGGAGCAGTTATTGAAGGAATCGGGAACCGCCATCGGGGCGACAACCACTTTGCGAATGGATCCTGAACTTGCCCGCAGTGTGCTTGACCATATCAGCACGGCGGTCGGGGCTGCCCGGGAAGCCGGTGCCGAACCGGTGCTGATTGCGAGTCCGGCTGTACGGCGACTGGCCAGACAGCTGGCTCAATGCGAAATAAAAAATCTGCCGGTACTATCGCTTGGCGAGATTCCTGAATGGGTAAATGTCGACATCATCAACATGATTCCCGCGCCCGCTAAAGCGGCCTAG
- a CDS encoding type III secretion protein, with the protein MDLYLPLYPITLLLVFFRFAALAGMTAVFGRRLIPVRIRIAIAMALTWFAASHLPPEWTAHCREITTTGALVVAVLGELLLGAAMGLVCDLFFAVLNMTGMIIGRESSLMMARMMDPVGGEDDIIISTLFSMLLSLLVLLWDGHLFLIKLMMESFQVLPPGFSWFRQELLEMYTLLGRDVFAWGVRFALPAMVGGLLVAAAMGLMARMAPEFNVLFLSLPIRLGVGIGLLTLFLLYGRDPMYHLFETMLLHMKYVLLGGV; encoded by the coding sequence ATGGATTTATATCTTCCGCTCTATCCGATTACGCTGTTGCTGGTATTCTTCCGCTTTGCAGCTCTTGCAGGAATGACCGCTGTTTTCGGGCGGCGGTTGATTCCGGTCCGGATTCGTATTGCCATTGCGATGGCTCTGACCTGGTTTGCCGCATCACATCTTCCGCCGGAATGGACTGCTCATTGTCGGGAGATTACCACCACCGGAGCGCTGGTTGTTGCGGTGCTGGGTGAACTTCTTCTCGGTGCGGCGATGGGACTGGTTTGTGATCTTTTTTTTGCGGTTCTGAATATGACCGGCATGATCATTGGACGTGAAAGTTCGCTGATGATGGCCCGGATGATGGATCCTGTCGGCGGAGAGGATGATATCATTATCAGCACGCTGTTCAGTATGCTGCTGTCGTTGCTGGTTCTTCTTTGGGATGGGCATCTGTTCCTGATCAAGCTCATGATGGAGAGTTTTCAGGTTCTGCCTCCCGGATTTTCCTGGTTCCGGCAGGAGCTGCTGGAGATGTATACGCTGCTCGGGAGAGATGTTTTTGCATGGGGCGTCCGTTTTGCCCTGCCGGCCATGGTCGGGGGACTCCTCGTTGCTGCGGCTATGGGGCTTATGGCCCGGATGGCTCCGGAATTCAATGTGCTTTTTTTATCGCTTCCGATTCGTCTCGGGGTGGGTATCGGTCTGTTGACCCTATTTCTGCTCTATGGTCGTGACCCGATGTATCACCTGTTTGAAACTATGCTTCTGCATATGAAGTATGTTCTGCTGGGCGGGGTGTAA
- a CDS encoding MinD/ParA family protein: MEDRMESEDQNTEATVSRQLRCLAIGSGKGGVGKTVVSVGLSMALVEMGYRVLLFDADLGLANVDLQIGVDPVFTLQDVVYGECPLEKAVISVPDGPDLLAASSGAREMVSLSEARREILVDDLIKFSAGYDFLIIDTEAGIGAGAIEFLQAMPQVHVVVANEPTSVMDAYSLIKILSGQNVPPEIRLVINSVKTEEEGQRLAMRLNETMKRFLGRSIETAGIILYDAVVGDAIRARRSVVQFAPQSAPAIGLRQLAHSVVSSNKARNFGKPVSRNTFGRMAAVGRNDSMPEEQQ, encoded by the coding sequence ATGGAAGATAGAATGGAATCAGAAGATCAGAATACTGAAGCAACGGTATCCCGCCAACTGCGCTGTCTGGCCATCGGCAGTGGAAAAGGGGGCGTCGGTAAAACGGTCGTTTCTGTCGGACTTTCAATGGCCTTGGTTGAAATGGGGTATCGGGTGCTGCTTTTTGATGCCGATCTGGGGCTGGCCAATGTAGACCTCCAGATTGGAGTCGACCCCGTATTTACTTTGCAGGATGTCGTCTACGGTGAGTGCCCGCTTGAAAAAGCGGTGATTTCGGTTCCGGATGGTCCGGATCTGCTGGCGGCTTCATCCGGAGCCCGTGAGATGGTGAGTCTGAGTGAGGCGCGCCGTGAAATACTGGTGGATGATCTGATTAAATTTTCGGCCGGATATGATTTTTTAATCATTGATACAGAAGCAGGCATCGGAGCGGGAGCTATTGAGTTTTTACAGGCGATGCCTCAGGTCCATGTTGTCGTGGCCAATGAACCTACGTCAGTTATGGATGCGTATTCGCTGATAAAAATACTTTCCGGGCAGAACGTTCCGCCTGAAATCCGGCTGGTCATTAACAGTGTGAAAACCGAGGAGGAGGGACAGCGTTTGGCAATGCGTTTGAACGAAACCATGAAACGCTTTCTGGGGCGGAGCATCGAAACCGCCGGAATTATTCTGTATGATGCTGTCGTGGGTGATGCGATCCGGGCGCGCCGCAGTGTGGTGCAGTTTGCGCCGCAGTCGGCACCGGCGATTGGTTTGCGGCAGCTGGCTCATTCGGTGGTCTCTAGCAATAAAGCACGAAATTTCGGGAAACCGGTTAGTCGGAATACGTTTGGGCGTATGGCCGCTGTGGGTCGGAATGATAGTATGCCGGAGGAACAGCAATGA
- a CDS encoding HDOD domain-containing protein, with translation MAENSFSKRRRGLAQHLLYGSRWGRPVNENKIMEDVRTKQKILFVDDEPNILQALKRLLRCHRDQWDMEFAGSGQEALEKLESDHFQIIVTDLCMPTMTGVNLLDEVKQRYPNMIRFILSGHGDSEMIMHSVSVAHQFLAKPCDADYLKEAIARALHLQQLLNPEQIRSIIRDGASLPTLPELYRELTEILQSPDSSVDQISAVISKDVSIMAKVLQLVNSAFFGLTRKIDSISQAVGLLGAETISHIVMIAQIFGEFDPQKVEEFGIRDIYAHSLRVGTSAARLVRELGYARELVDEAMLAGMVHELGKLVLINSGNETWLQLYRNRSQLTRPFFDAERDTLGTTYAEIGAYLIGLWGLSNHVVEAVAHHIHPADAVRSGNFGSLAALHVANCFHSSQNPDFEGDIQLDMGYLESLGFPKGLMNSGGYASLMRMKNNGF, from the coding sequence ATGGCGGAAAATTCTTTTTCGAAACGCAGGAGGGGGTTGGCACAACATTTATTATACGGCTCCCGCTGGGGTCGGCCTGTGAATGAAAATAAAATTATGGAAGACGTAAGGACTAAACAGAAAATACTGTTCGTTGATGATGAACCCAATATTCTGCAGGCGCTTAAGCGACTGTTGCGCTGTCATCGCGATCAATGGGATATGGAGTTTGCGGGATCGGGACAGGAAGCGTTGGAAAAACTGGAGAGTGATCATTTTCAGATTATCGTGACTGATTTATGCATGCCGACGATGACGGGGGTGAATCTGCTGGATGAAGTGAAGCAGCGCTATCCGAATATGATCCGTTTTATCCTTTCCGGTCATGGCGATTCAGAGATGATTATGCACTCAGTGAGTGTGGCGCATCAGTTTCTGGCGAAACCCTGCGATGCGGATTATCTCAAGGAGGCCATTGCGCGTGCGCTGCATTTGCAGCAACTGCTCAATCCCGAGCAGATCAGGAGTATCATCCGGGATGGAGCGTCTCTGCCCACTTTGCCGGAGCTTTATCGGGAGCTGACGGAAATTTTACAATCCCCGGACAGCAGCGTTGACCAGATAAGCGCAGTTATTTCAAAGGATGTATCGATTATGGCGAAGGTTCTTCAACTGGTGAATTCCGCCTTTTTCGGTCTGACACGTAAAATCGACAGTATTTCTCAGGCAGTAGGACTACTCGGGGCGGAAACCATCAGCCATATCGTCATGATCGCACAGATATTCGGTGAATTTGATCCTCAAAAAGTGGAAGAATTCGGTATTCGGGATATCTACGCACATTCGCTCCGCGTCGGCACCAGTGCCGCCCGTCTGGTCCGGGAACTTGGATATGCCCGGGAATTAGTTGATGAAGCCATGCTGGCCGGTATGGTGCATGAACTGGGAAAATTGGTGCTGATTAACAGCGGAAACGAGACCTGGCTGCAGCTTTATCGCAACCGCAGTCAGTTAACCCGTCCGTTTTTTGATGCAGAGCGCGATACGCTGGGAACGACGTATGCTGAAATCGGGGCGTATCTGATCGGATTATGGGGATTGTCGAATCATGTGGTTGAAGCTGTGGCTCATCATATTCATCCAGCGGATGCCGTGCGTTCGGGGAATTTCGGATCGCTGGCAGCACTGCATGTGGCCAATTGTTTTCATTCAAGCCAAAATCCGGATTTCGAGGGGGATATTCAACTGGATATGGGGTATCTTGAATCCCTGGGGTTTCCGAAAGGATTGATGAATTCCGGCGGATATGCATCGCTGATGAGGATGAAAAATAACGGGTTTTGA
- a CDS encoding response regulator — protein sequence MKDIFRILIVDDDPVFRSAQKRNIRRMYLRENLRVETLEASNGREALEMIRSQSPGCVLLDHNMPGGSGLSCLKEMLDHDPGLAVIMLTGQGSEQLAVEAMKNGAMDYLVKGSISPEELRRAILNAVEKVELRRTIERQREELLDAERQRVMIESLGAACHHIGQPATVINAYLQMMEQRENDSETKEMIAACMEASEAMAEILRKLQLVSKYRETPYLPGSEHLGDAIIALD from the coding sequence ATGAAAGACATTTTTCGCATTCTGATTGTTGATGATGACCCCGTTTTCAGAAGTGCGCAAAAGCGCAACATACGGCGTATGTATCTGCGCGAGAATCTCCGGGTGGAAACGCTTGAGGCGTCGAACGGGCGTGAAGCGTTGGAGATGATCCGGTCGCAATCGCCGGGATGTGTGCTGCTTGATCATAACATGCCCGGCGGTTCGGGGCTGAGCTGTCTGAAAGAGATGCTGGATCACGATCCGGGCCTCGCTGTGATTATGCTGACCGGACAGGGATCCGAACAGCTTGCGGTTGAAGCCATGAAAAACGGTGCGATGGATTATCTGGTTAAAGGGTCCATTTCTCCTGAAGAGCTGCGGCGTGCCATTCTCAATGCCGTTGAAAAAGTAGAGCTGAGACGGACCATTGAGCGTCAGCGTGAAGAGCTGCTTGATGCCGAGCGCCAGCGGGTCATGATCGAAAGTCTGGGAGCAGCCTGTCACCATATCGGTCAGCCGGCCACGGTGATTAATGCCTATCTGCAGATGATGGAGCAGCGGGAAAATGACAGCGAAACGAAAGAAATGATTGCGGCCTGCATGGAAGCTTCAGAGGCGATGGCCGAAATTCTCCGGAAACTTCAGCTGGTCAGTAAATATCGTGAAACACCCTATCTGCCGGGATCAGAGCATCTGGGCGATGCAATTATTGCGTTAGATTGA
- a CDS encoding EscU/YscU/HrcU family type III secretion system export apparatus switch protein, producing the protein MAFLYPEEGADGKTERATEKKRKDVRKEGKVVLSNEVVTVVVIACALAVFLITLPMLRHCLSGFILNWTQVDVTGKWSIDLVQGLFIQGTLLCALGILPVGTAAMLGSIVASVAQTKPFFQMEALKLNFKALSPSAGAKELFSKDSLIKLVLSMLKVLVISLVVWGAVRRHLGELAFLHRLSIPEALQWFMILFSRIVRRVLVLFAFVAVLDWIKEKRKFEKSIMMTRQEVREEHKNQESSPLMKQHQRRKMREWSTARMMASVPDATVVITNPTFLAIAIRYDASAGGGPVVVAKGKRLSAKRIRRLAEENGIAVIERKPLARAMYNKVEVGKPVPAAYYQAIAELLAYLYRMGDARIRKQLARR; encoded by the coding sequence ATGGCTTTTCTTTATCCTGAAGAAGGTGCGGATGGAAAAACAGAACGCGCTACCGAGAAAAAACGTAAGGATGTGCGTAAAGAAGGCAAGGTGGTGCTTTCCAATGAAGTCGTCACGGTTGTTGTGATTGCCTGTGCCCTTGCGGTTTTCCTTATTACGCTGCCGATGCTTCGGCACTGTCTTTCCGGTTTTATCCTCAACTGGACGCAGGTGGATGTTACCGGGAAGTGGAGTATTGACCTTGTTCAGGGGCTTTTTATTCAAGGGACTTTACTATGTGCACTGGGTATTCTGCCCGTCGGTACTGCGGCAATGCTGGGATCCATTGTGGCCAGTGTGGCCCAGACAAAACCTTTTTTTCAGATGGAGGCGCTTAAGCTTAATTTCAAAGCATTAAGTCCGTCTGCCGGAGCGAAGGAACTGTTTTCCAAAGACAGTCTCATTAAGCTGGTGTTGTCGATGCTGAAAGTGCTGGTGATTTCGCTGGTGGTATGGGGGGCCGTGCGCCGGCACCTCGGAGAGCTGGCTTTCCTGCATCGGCTGAGTATACCGGAAGCCCTTCAGTGGTTCATGATTCTGTTTTCGCGCATTGTCCGGCGCGTATTGGTTCTGTTTGCTTTTGTGGCTGTGCTCGACTGGATCAAGGAAAAGCGCAAATTCGAAAAAAGCATCATGATGACCAGGCAGGAAGTGCGGGAAGAACACAAGAATCAGGAATCCAGTCCGTTGATGAAACAGCACCAGCGCCGCAAAATGCGTGAATGGTCTACGGCCCGTATGATGGCATCTGTGCCGGATGCCACGGTGGTCATAACCAATCCCACTTTTCTGGCCATTGCCATCAGGTATGACGCTTCCGCGGGCGGCGGCCCGGTTGTAGTGGCCAAAGGGAAACGTCTGTCAGCAAAACGTATCCGGCGGCTTGCTGAGGAAAACGGTATTGCCGTGATAGAACGGAAACCGCTTGCGCGGGCGATGTACAATAAGGTGGAAGTCGGAAAGCCGGTGCCGGCAGCCTACTATCAGGCCATCGCTGAACTGCTGGCCTATCTCTACCGAATGGGTGACGCCCGTATCCGGAAACAGCTGGCGCGTCGATAA
- a CDS encoding response regulator, which translates to MEGKLHERVYILKNRILFVDDEQNVLDGIRRQLRRRFNIDTALGPDEGLRCFEEGGPYAVVVSDMRMPGMDGIRFLNRVEQLSPFTIRMMLTGNADQQTAIDAVNKGNIFRFMNKPCPMETMTMHLEAALLQFELVHAEKELLENTLKGSVEVLVDILALTNPVAFSRAERIKYYMSQCVQALGRHDIWKFEVAALFSQMGYVTIPVEIMEKSFAGQELTEAESAMLEEHAKDIYRMIDKIPRLEDVGKMIEVMDSGYCGDYEEDAAVLGGQLLRAVIEFDKLMLQGARPYQALHTMRQSAVPFHDTILKLLEAVEPPHVEKTVKCIPVHDLHIGMVLAEDVRSTSNTLIVSKGQSVNGLLQRRLSNFLQQKIIGDRIRVYEERQGFTV; encoded by the coding sequence GTGGAGGGGAAACTGCACGAAAGGGTTTATATTTTGAAAAACCGGATTCTTTTCGTAGATGATGAGCAGAATGTTCTGGATGGTATCCGACGCCAGCTGCGTCGTCGGTTTAACATTGATACCGCTCTCGGACCTGATGAAGGACTCCGGTGTTTTGAGGAGGGGGGACCCTATGCGGTAGTGGTATCCGATATGCGCATGCCGGGTATGGACGGCATCCGTTTTCTCAATCGGGTGGAACAGCTTTCCCCTTTCACTATACGAATGATGCTTACCGGAAATGCCGATCAGCAGACCGCCATAGATGCCGTTAACAAGGGGAATATTTTCCGCTTTATGAATAAGCCCTGCCCCATGGAAACCATGACAATGCATCTGGAGGCGGCTTTACTGCAGTTTGAGCTGGTTCATGCCGAAAAGGAGCTGCTGGAAAATACGCTTAAAGGCAGTGTTGAGGTGTTGGTTGATATTCTTGCGCTGACCAATCCGGTTGCGTTCAGTCGTGCTGAACGGATTAAATATTATATGTCGCAGTGTGTACAGGCGCTGGGCAGGCATGACATCTGGAAGTTTGAGGTTGCGGCCCTGTTTTCACAGATGGGCTATGTGACCATTCCTGTCGAAATTATGGAAAAATCCTTTGCCGGCCAGGAACTGACTGAAGCGGAGTCGGCTATGCTTGAAGAACATGCAAAGGATATCTATCGAATGATCGATAAGATTCCCCGTCTTGAGGATGTGGGGAAAATGATTGAGGTGATGGATTCCGGATACTGCGGAGACTATGAAGAAGACGCGGCAGTTCTGGGCGGACAGCTGCTGCGGGCGGTGATTGAATTCGATAAATTGATGCTGCAGGGTGCGCGGCCCTATCAGGCCTTGCACACCATGCGGCAAAGTGCCGTTCCGTTTCATGACACGATTCTTAAACTGCTCGAAGCGGTTGAACCGCCTCATGTGGAGAAAACGGTCAAGTGCATTCCTGTTCATGATCTGCATATCGGTATGGTATTGGCGGAAGATGTGCGAAGTACCAGCAATACCCTGATTGTGAGTAAAGGGCAGTCTGTCAATGGGCTGCTGCAGCGGCGTTTGAGTAATTTTCTTCAGCAGAAAATAATCGGCGACAGGATCCGTGTGTATGAAGAACGGCAGGGGTTTACTGTATAA